The genomic window TTGATAAATTAGCTAATAAGCTATTTGAAGAGATTATTGGATATGGAGAAATTGATCCTTTAATAAAAGATGATTTTCTTGAAGAAATAATGGTAATCGGAACAAATAAACCTGTTTTTGTTTATCATAGAGAATATGGTATGATGGAATCTAATCTGATTTTTGAAAGTGATGAAGAAATTATTTCTATCATTGATTCTATTGCAAGAAAAATAAATAGGAGAATAGATCAAGAATCTCCAATATTAGATGCAAGACTGGGAGATGGATCTAGAGTGAATGCTACTATTCCTCCAGTTTCTGCTGATGGTCCTTCAATAACAATAAGAAAATTTAAAAAAGATCCTCTAACTATTATAGATCTTATTAGGGAAAACACAATCAATTCTGATTTAGGTGCTTTTTTATGGCTATGTGTTGATGGTTTGGGAATTAGACCTGCAAATGCAATTATATCTGGTGGAACAAGTTCTGGAAAAACAACTACTCTGAATGCATTAGCTGCTTTTATAAATCCTCGTGAAAGAATTATTACTATTGAAGATACTCTTGAACTTCAAATACCTCATGATCATATTGTTAGAATGGAAACAAAACCTCCCAACATTGAAAATAAAGGGGAACTAACCATGGATGATCTTGTGAAAAATTCACTAAGGCAACGGCCTGATAGAGTTATAGTTGGAGAAGTCAGAGGAAAAGAAGCTATAACTCTTTTTACAGCTCTTAATACAGGACATTCTGGTTTTGGAACTCTTCACTCAAATAGCTCCCGTGAAACTATAACTCGTTTAACCAACCCTCCAATGAATGTTCCAAAAATTATGATTCCAGCTATTGATTTTATTATTATGCAAAATAGAATTTATCGCTCTGATGGAGTATCTGTTCGTCGTGTTAGTGAGGTTGCTGAAGTAGTAGGTATGGAAGAAGGAACAATTCAACTAAATAAGATTTTTCAATGGAATGGTAAAAATGATGAAATTGAAAATGTTTCTATTTCAAGTAATACTTTACAATCTCTTGCTGATATTAAAGGAGTAAAAATTAGTGAA from Methanobrevibacter sp. TMH8 includes these protein-coding regions:
- a CDS encoding CpaF family protein is translated as MEIIPKYELSKTNFSDEEKNLLEDLRNNLVDLAISSGENFHINENALLDDIKEFLKLRFFNEDFNDNHSYKNSQDNIDKLANKLFEEIIGYGEIDPLIKDDFLEEIMVIGTNKPVFVYHREYGMMESNLIFESDEEIISIIDSIARKINRRIDQESPILDARLGDGSRVNATIPPVSADGPSITIRKFKKDPLTIIDLIRENTINSDLGAFLWLCVDGLGIRPANAIISGGTSSGKTTTLNALAAFINPRERIITIEDTLELQIPHDHIVRMETKPPNIENKGELTMDDLVKNSLRQRPDRVIVGEVRGKEAITLFTALNTGHSGFGTLHSNSSRETITRLTNPPMNVPKIMIPAIDFIIMQNRIYRSDGVSVRRVSEVAEVVGMEEGTIQLNKIFQWNGKNDEIENVSISSNTLQSLADIKGVKISELHGEVNRRKSVLDFLAKNNIRSTNGFANVIENYYLDPNTVLDSISDFG